In a single window of the Nocardiopsis composta genome:
- a CDS encoding ornithine cyclodeaminase family protein, with translation MGTVVVTDEQIREAVPMADAVAAVRQAFADLAAGAFEIPVRAALGGGAFLSMPVHHRPSGTAAVKTLSLNFDRTPAITGTVVWSDVSRTGGLAADAGALTALRTGAASGVATDLLADPGASRLALIGAGGQAADQVRAVHAVRPLSRLTVTARTPARAEALVASLRAELPGVESATAPDPAAAVAGADVVCCATNTAEPLFAAADLPERVHVNAIGSYRPGMRELPDDLLAAATVVVDDEEAVLEESGEILHALGSGAIDRGDLVELGTALDGGLPERAPRTVFKSVGVAVQDWALARLLAERFLP, from the coding sequence ATGGGCACGGTCGTGGTCACCGACGAGCAGATCCGGGAGGCCGTCCCGATGGCCGACGCCGTCGCGGCGGTCCGGCAGGCCTTCGCCGACCTCGCCGCGGGGGCGTTCGAGATCCCGGTCCGCGCCGCCCTGGGCGGCGGCGCGTTCCTGTCCATGCCGGTCCACCACCGGCCCAGCGGGACCGCCGCGGTCAAGACGCTCAGCCTCAACTTCGACCGGACCCCGGCCATCACCGGGACCGTGGTGTGGAGCGACGTCTCGCGGACCGGCGGGCTGGCCGCCGACGCCGGCGCGCTCACCGCGCTGCGCACCGGTGCCGCCAGCGGGGTGGCCACCGACCTGCTGGCCGACCCCGGTGCGAGCCGGCTGGCCCTGATCGGCGCCGGCGGGCAGGCCGCCGACCAGGTCCGCGCCGTGCACGCGGTGCGCCCGCTGTCCCGGCTGACCGTCACCGCGCGCACCCCGGCCCGCGCCGAGGCGCTGGTCGCCTCGCTCCGCGCCGAGCTGCCCGGCGTCGAGTCGGCCACCGCCCCCGACCCTGCCGCCGCGGTCGCCGGCGCCGACGTCGTCTGCTGCGCCACCAACACCGCCGAGCCGCTGTTCGCCGCCGCCGACCTGCCCGAGCGGGTGCACGTCAACGCGATCGGCTCCTACCGGCCCGGCATGCGCGAGCTCCCCGACGACCTGCTGGCCGCGGCCACCGTGGTGGTGGACGACGAGGAGGCGGTGCTTGAGGAGTCCGGGGAGATCCTGCACGCCCTCGGCAGCGGCGCGATCGACCGCGGCGACCTGGTGGAGCTGGGCACCGCGCTCGACGGCGGCCTGCCGGAGCGGGCGCCGCGCACCGTCTTCAAGAGCGTCGGCGTCGCGGTCCAGGACTGGGCGCTGGCCCGCCTGCTCGCGGAGCGCTTCCTGCCCTGA
- a CDS encoding sugar-binding transcriptional regulator — protein sequence MSEQQGETQTPASPGGPAELVRIAAIARRFYLEGRSKVEIAEEFGLSRFKVARDLEAARSSGIVHIEIRLPARLDAELSERLREAYGLRRAIVVAASEDPVQTRSDLGAAAADLLAEIVRPGEVLGLAWSRALQVMGAKLTRLPRCTTVQLNGVLSEYAESGGSVETVRRAAALSGGPAHPIYAPLILPDAATAATLRADPGIAAAFALHDRLTTAVVAIGGWDERNSTVYQALDPASRERCAELGVRAEISGRLFDAEGNPVGCEVDDRVLGIAVDRLRAVPEVVAVAGAGDEAKARAIGAALRSGIPSTLVTDGSTARVLLDELAEQDTPEAAEDRGGDADGSPAAEP from the coding sequence ATGAGCGAGCAACAAGGTGAGACGCAGACCCCGGCATCTCCCGGCGGCCCGGCCGAGCTGGTCCGGATCGCCGCCATCGCCCGCAGGTTCTACCTGGAGGGCCGGTCCAAGGTGGAGATCGCCGAGGAGTTCGGGCTGAGCCGGTTCAAGGTCGCCCGCGACCTGGAGGCGGCGCGCAGCAGCGGGATCGTGCACATCGAGATCCGGCTGCCGGCCCGGCTCGACGCCGAGCTGTCCGAGCGGCTCCGCGAGGCCTACGGGCTGCGCCGCGCCATCGTCGTCGCCGCCTCGGAGGACCCGGTCCAGACCCGATCCGACCTGGGCGCGGCAGCGGCCGACCTGCTCGCCGAGATCGTCCGCCCCGGCGAGGTGCTGGGGCTGGCCTGGAGCCGCGCCCTGCAGGTGATGGGCGCCAAGCTCACCCGGCTGCCGCGGTGCACCACCGTGCAGCTCAACGGGGTGCTCAGCGAGTACGCCGAGTCGGGCGGCTCGGTGGAGACGGTGCGCCGCGCCGCGGCGCTGTCCGGCGGCCCGGCGCACCCGATCTACGCCCCGCTGATCCTGCCGGACGCGGCGACCGCGGCGACGCTGCGCGCCGACCCGGGGATCGCCGCGGCGTTCGCCCTGCACGACCGGCTGACCACGGCGGTCGTCGCGATCGGCGGCTGGGACGAGCGGAACTCTACCGTCTACCAGGCTCTCGACCCGGCCTCCCGGGAGCGCTGCGCCGAGCTGGGCGTGCGCGCCGAGATCTCCGGCCGGCTCTTCGACGCCGAGGGGAACCCGGTCGGCTGCGAGGTGGACGACCGGGTGCTCGGCATCGCCGTGGACCGGCTGCGCGCGGTCCCCGAGGTGGTCGCGGTGGCCGGCGCCGGCGACGAGGCCAAGGCCCGCGCGATCGGCGCCGCACTGCGCAGCGGCATCCCCTCCACCCTGGTCACCGACGGCTCCACCGCCCGTGTCCTGCTCGACGAGCTCGCCGAGCAGGACACGCCGGAAGCCGCCGAAGACCGGGGCGGCGACGCCGACGGGAGTCCGGCGGCGGAACCCTGA
- a CDS encoding zinc-dependent alcohol dehydrogenase family protein, whose product MRAAIITEPGSITVGERPEPAPTADGVVVRVGACGICGTDLHIADGEFPPSPYPLVPGHEFAGEVVAVGEQAPGGLRPGDRVAVDPSLYCGHCSYCRAGRGNLCANWGAIGDTVDGAFAEYVAVPAVNCHRMPDSMTMRQGALVEPLSCAVHGVRRIGVQAGERFLVVGAGTMGLLLQQLLQRSGARVTVVDRNTDRLAVATALGADATAADTAELDGEAFDAAVDVTGAPPAIEAAFDALRRGGRLLVFGVAADDARVALSPFRIYNDEITVVGSMAVLNSFGTALDLIAAGAVETAPLLTHAPSLEEFPDALKLMRSGTGVKVQVVPDGAAL is encoded by the coding sequence GTGCGAGCGGCCATCATCACCGAACCCGGATCGATCACCGTCGGGGAGCGGCCCGAGCCGGCCCCCACCGCAGACGGCGTGGTCGTCCGCGTCGGGGCCTGCGGGATCTGCGGCACCGACCTGCACATCGCCGACGGCGAGTTCCCGCCCAGCCCCTACCCGCTGGTCCCCGGGCACGAGTTCGCCGGCGAGGTCGTCGCGGTCGGCGAGCAGGCCCCGGGCGGGCTGCGCCCCGGCGACCGGGTCGCCGTCGACCCGTCGCTCTACTGCGGCCACTGCTCCTACTGCCGGGCCGGCCGGGGCAACCTCTGCGCCAACTGGGGCGCGATCGGCGACACCGTCGACGGCGCGTTCGCCGAGTACGTCGCGGTGCCCGCGGTCAACTGCCACCGCATGCCCGACAGCATGACCATGCGCCAGGGCGCCCTGGTCGAACCGCTGTCCTGCGCGGTGCACGGCGTCCGCCGGATCGGCGTGCAGGCCGGCGAGCGGTTCCTCGTCGTCGGCGCGGGAACCATGGGCCTGCTCCTGCAGCAGCTGCTGCAGCGCTCCGGCGCCCGGGTCACCGTGGTCGACCGCAACACCGACCGGCTCGCCGTGGCCACCGCGCTCGGCGCCGACGCCACCGCCGCCGACACCGCCGAGCTGGACGGCGAGGCCTTCGACGCCGCGGTCGACGTCACCGGCGCGCCGCCGGCCATCGAGGCCGCCTTCGACGCGCTGCGCCGCGGCGGCCGGCTGCTCGTCTTCGGCGTCGCCGCCGACGACGCCCGGGTCGCCCTGTCGCCGTTCCGCATCTACAACGACGAGATCACCGTGGTCGGGTCGATGGCGGTGCTGAACAGCTTCGGCACCGCCCTCGACCTGATCGCCGCCGGGGCGGTGGAGACCGCGCCGCTGCTCACCCACGCCCCGTCGCTGGAGGAGTTCCCCGACGCGCTGAAGCTGATGCGCTCCGGCACCGGGGTCAAGGTCCAGGTGGTACCGGACGGCGCCGCCCTCTGA
- a CDS encoding ABC transporter substrate-binding protein, translated as MAAAGALLAGCAGAGAVAANGGDVRLVIAIVSNPQMQDAISLESRFREENPGIEVDFVSLPENEARAKITTSVATGGGEFDAVMISNYETRQWAEYGWLENLQPYIDASEGYDDEDFIPSIREDLSHQGDMYSVPFYGESSFLTYREDLFEEAGVEMPENPTWEEVAALAEELDGVEPGVSGICMRGLAGWGEMLSPFNSMLNTFGGRWYDEDWNAELDSPEFRRTAEFYVDLVREHGQPGAANSGFGDCLNRYAQGRAAMFYDSTSMVSTIEDEEAGTVAGRNGYAPAPVAESDYGGWLYTWSLGIPATSEHKEEAWRFLEWMTDKDYIRLVADEYGWQRVPPGNRLSTFEEPEYQEAAGAYADAMLDGIERADPADPGLRPVPYQGVGFLAIPEFQDLGTRVSQQLSAAVAGQISVEEALAQSQEYAQTVGDTYKEDDR; from the coding sequence ATGGCCGCCGCGGGGGCGCTGCTCGCCGGATGCGCCGGGGCGGGAGCCGTCGCCGCGAACGGCGGCGACGTCCGGCTCGTCATCGCGATCGTGTCCAACCCGCAGATGCAGGACGCGATCTCCCTGGAGTCCCGGTTCCGCGAGGAGAACCCCGGCATCGAGGTCGACTTCGTCTCGCTGCCGGAGAACGAGGCCCGCGCCAAGATCACCACCTCGGTGGCGACCGGCGGCGGCGAGTTCGACGCCGTCATGATCAGCAACTACGAGACCCGGCAGTGGGCCGAGTACGGCTGGCTGGAGAACCTCCAGCCCTACATCGACGCCTCGGAGGGCTACGACGACGAGGACTTCATCCCCTCCATCCGCGAGGACCTCTCCCACCAGGGCGACATGTACTCGGTCCCGTTCTACGGCGAGTCCTCCTTCCTCACCTACCGCGAGGACCTCTTCGAGGAGGCCGGCGTGGAGATGCCGGAGAACCCCACCTGGGAGGAGGTCGCCGCACTGGCCGAGGAGCTGGACGGCGTCGAACCCGGGGTGTCCGGCATCTGCATGCGCGGCCTGGCCGGCTGGGGCGAGATGCTCAGCCCGTTCAACTCCATGCTCAACACCTTCGGCGGCCGCTGGTACGACGAGGACTGGAACGCCGAGCTGGACTCCCCGGAGTTCCGCCGCACCGCCGAGTTCTACGTCGACCTGGTCCGCGAGCACGGCCAGCCCGGCGCCGCCAACAGCGGCTTCGGCGACTGCCTGAACCGCTACGCCCAGGGCCGGGCGGCCATGTTCTACGACTCCACCTCCATGGTCAGCACCATCGAGGACGAGGAGGCCGGCACCGTCGCCGGCCGCAACGGCTACGCCCCCGCCCCGGTCGCCGAGAGCGACTACGGCGGCTGGCTCTACACCTGGTCGCTGGGCATCCCCGCCACCTCCGAGCACAAGGAGGAGGCGTGGCGGTTCCTGGAGTGGATGACCGACAAGGACTACATCCGGCTGGTCGCCGACGAGTACGGCTGGCAGCGGGTGCCGCCCGGCAACCGGCTCTCCACCTTCGAGGAGCCCGAGTACCAGGAGGCCGCCGGGGCCTACGCCGACGCCATGCTGGACGGCATCGAGCGCGCCGACCCGGCCGACCCCGGCCTGCGGCCGGTGCCCTACCAGGGCGTCGGATTCCTCGCCATCCCCGAGTTCCAGGACCTGGGAACCCGGGTCAGCCAGCAGCTCAGCGCCGCGGTGGCCGGCCAGATCAGCGTCGAGGAGGCGCTGGCCCAGAGCCAGGAGTACGCGCAGACGGTGGGCGACACCTACAAGGAGGACGACCGATGA
- a CDS encoding carbohydrate ABC transporter permease gives MSAATAPVRRTAEPGGPAGRRSARAAERAEGWRRRAPLLPALVFTLAVTQLPFLATVVYSLRSWNLLRPDSQDWVGPANYIAVFTDSQFLGAALNTIAVTASCVVVSMLLGIGLALLLDRKFVGRGVVRTLIITPFLILPVATALLWKHIMLEPVFGLVNFVLSPFGAGDVDWASQYPVLSVVVALVWQWTPFMMLLVLAGLQSQGGDVLEAGQVDGASKWQMFLWITLPHLRRYIELGVLLGSIYVVNTFDTIYMLTQGGPGTASSNLPFYIYQRTFLGFDIGQSAAMGVVVVAGTIVVATLALRLIFRTFMNAQEAK, from the coding sequence ATGAGCGCGGCGACCGCGCCGGTGCGGCGCACCGCGGAGCCCGGCGGGCCCGCCGGGAGGAGGAGCGCGCGGGCGGCGGAGCGCGCCGAGGGCTGGAGGCGCCGCGCACCCCTGCTGCCCGCCCTGGTCTTCACCCTGGCCGTCACCCAGCTGCCGTTCCTGGCCACGGTCGTCTACTCGCTGCGCTCCTGGAACCTGCTCCGCCCCGACTCCCAGGACTGGGTGGGGCCGGCCAACTACATCGCGGTCTTCACCGACTCCCAGTTCCTCGGCGCGGCGCTGAACACCATCGCGGTCACCGCCTCCTGCGTGGTGGTCTCGATGCTGCTCGGCATCGGCCTGGCGCTGCTGCTGGACCGCAAGTTCGTCGGCCGCGGGGTGGTGCGCACCCTCATCATCACCCCGTTCCTCATCCTGCCGGTGGCCACCGCGCTGCTGTGGAAGCACATCATGCTGGAGCCGGTGTTCGGCCTGGTGAACTTCGTGCTGTCGCCGTTCGGCGCCGGCGACGTCGACTGGGCCTCGCAGTACCCGGTGCTGTCCGTGGTGGTCGCCCTGGTCTGGCAGTGGACCCCGTTCATGATGCTGCTGGTCCTGGCCGGGCTGCAGAGCCAGGGCGGCGACGTGCTGGAGGCCGGCCAGGTCGACGGCGCCTCCAAGTGGCAGATGTTCCTCTGGATCACCCTGCCGCACCTGCGCCGCTACATCGAACTGGGCGTGCTGCTCGGCTCGATCTACGTCGTCAACACCTTCGACACGATCTACATGCTCACCCAGGGCGGCCCCGGCACCGCCAGCTCCAACCTGCCCTTCTACATCTACCAGCGCACGTTCCTCGGGTTCGACATCGGCCAGTCGGCCGCGATGGGCGTGGTGGTGGTCGCCGGCACCATCGTCGTCGCCACCCTGGCGCTGCGGCTGATCTTCCGGACCTTCATGAACGCCCAGGAGGCCAAATGA
- a CDS encoding carbohydrate ABC transporter permease — protein sequence MTAHAPERPAAGGASPTAPAPGRAPRRRRTGAGGTALTVLTWAIGLAFVSPALWLLLTAFKEENQAATDPPTLLFQPTLDRFSAVLGADFLPYLGNSLTATLVSTLLVLLLGLPAAYALSVDPVKRTQDVLFFFISTKMLPVVAVVVPIYVAAAELSLLDNVWTLVVLYTAMNLPIAVWMLRSFFLEVPVAIVEAARVEGAGLLRILWSVMLPIMAPGIAATALICMIFSWNEFFFAVNLTASQAATVPVFLTGFITSEGLFVAQLSAAAVMASLPIVVVGWIAQRQLVRGLSMGAVK from the coding sequence ATGACGGCGCACGCCCCCGAGCGCCCCGCCGCCGGCGGGGCCTCCCCGACCGCCCCGGCCCCCGGCCGCGCCCCGCGGCGCCGCCGAACCGGCGCAGGGGGCACCGCGCTGACGGTGCTCACCTGGGCCATCGGCCTGGCGTTCGTCTCGCCGGCGCTGTGGCTGCTGCTCACCGCCTTCAAGGAGGAGAACCAGGCGGCCACCGACCCGCCCACGCTGCTCTTCCAGCCCACCCTGGACCGGTTCTCCGCGGTGCTCGGCGCAGACTTCCTGCCCTACCTGGGCAACTCGCTGACCGCCACCCTGGTCTCCACGCTGCTGGTGCTGCTGCTCGGCCTGCCCGCCGCCTACGCCCTGTCGGTGGACCCGGTCAAGCGCACCCAGGACGTGCTGTTCTTCTTCATCTCCACCAAGATGCTGCCGGTGGTGGCGGTGGTGGTGCCGATCTACGTCGCCGCCGCCGAGCTGTCCCTGCTGGACAACGTGTGGACCCTGGTGGTGCTCTACACCGCGATGAACCTGCCGATCGCGGTGTGGATGCTCCGCTCGTTCTTCCTGGAGGTCCCGGTCGCCATCGTGGAGGCGGCCCGGGTGGAGGGCGCCGGGCTGCTGCGGATCCTGTGGTCGGTGATGCTGCCGATCATGGCGCCCGGCATCGCCGCCACCGCGCTGATCTGCATGATCTTCTCCTGGAACGAGTTCTTCTTCGCGGTGAACCTGACCGCCTCCCAGGCCGCCACCGTCCCGGTCTTCCTGACCGGGTTCATCACCAGCGAGGGGCTGTTCGTCGCCCAGCTGTCGGCCGCCGCCGTCATGGCGTCGCTGCCCATCGTCGTGGTCGGCTGGATCGCCCAGCGCCAGCTGGTGCGCGGCCTGTCCATGGGCGCGGTGAAATGA
- a CDS encoding PfkB family carbohydrate kinase, which yields MVIVCGEALVDMIPGERPGDWRALPGGGAANAAVALNRLGTAAPLLCRLSGDHFGRMLRAHLAGNGVDLGLAVDAAEPTTLAFVSFDDAGSAEYAFYLEGTADWQWSPEELPGDTAGACVHAGTLAAVLDPGAAVLRSWLQARRAETVVSYDVNVRPSVLPDREAYRASARAWCDVAHILKASADDLAWLYPDRDPVQAARALQEEHGLALAVVTLGAEGAVALLPGEPPLRAGAPAVQVVDTVGAGDAFIGAVLADLDAKGLLAGPAALAGLDAATAADTLEFAAAAAALACTRAGAAPPTREEVERLRKGD from the coding sequence ATGGTCATCGTCTGCGGTGAGGCCCTGGTCGACATGATCCCGGGGGAGCGGCCCGGGGACTGGCGGGCGCTGCCAGGCGGGGGAGCCGCCAACGCGGCGGTCGCGCTCAACCGGCTCGGCACCGCCGCGCCGCTGCTCTGCCGGCTCTCCGGCGACCACTTCGGCCGGATGCTCCGCGCCCACCTGGCCGGCAACGGCGTCGACCTGGGCCTGGCGGTGGACGCCGCCGAGCCGACCACGCTCGCCTTCGTCTCCTTCGACGACGCCGGCTCCGCCGAGTACGCCTTCTACCTGGAGGGCACCGCCGACTGGCAGTGGTCCCCCGAGGAGCTGCCCGGCGACACCGCCGGCGCCTGCGTGCACGCCGGCACCCTCGCCGCGGTGCTGGACCCCGGCGCCGCGGTGCTCCGCTCCTGGCTGCAGGCGCGCCGCGCGGAGACCGTGGTCTCCTACGACGTCAACGTCCGCCCCTCGGTCCTGCCCGACCGGGAGGCCTACCGCGCCTCGGCCCGGGCCTGGTGCGACGTCGCGCACATCCTCAAGGCCAGCGCCGACGACCTGGCCTGGCTCTACCCCGACCGGGACCCGGTGCAGGCCGCCCGGGCGCTGCAGGAGGAGCACGGCCTGGCCCTCGCGGTGGTCACCCTCGGCGCCGAGGGCGCGGTCGCCCTCCTCCCCGGCGAACCGCCGCTGCGCGCCGGCGCCCCCGCCGTGCAGGTGGTGGACACCGTCGGCGCCGGCGACGCCTTCATCGGCGCGGTCCTCGCCGACCTGGACGCCAAGGGCCTGCTCGCCGGCCCTGCGGCCCTCGCCGGCCTGGACGCCGCCACCGCGGCCGACACCCTGGAGTTCGCCGCGGCCGCCGCGGCCCTGGCCTGCACCCGCGCGGGCGCCGCCCCGCCCACCCGGGAAGAGGTCGAGCGCCTCCGCAAGGGGGACTGA
- a CDS encoding alpha/beta fold hydrolase gives MTTGTSPAVPETGTLPVPGAELYYEVRGRGPLLVLLPGGAGDAGMYAGLLPHLAGSYRVLTFDPRGFTRSPVRDTDREPGGEERPEVWADDIRLLIERFSPGEPVRVVGNSSGAIVALHLLARHPGLLHRVVAHEPPLLRVLPDPGPHRRLFSEVRDVFRAEGADAAMARFAAGLGDTSADEERPVDELPPEIREMAARMRKNTGVFLGRMLVPFSSSLPDLDALAANAGRLVPAAGRDSRTQVPLYRPAQILADRLGCTFAEFPGGHLGAVEAPGDFARRLLPLLASPKR, from the coding sequence ATGACCACCGGGACATCCCCGGCAGTGCCCGAGACGGGAACCCTCCCGGTGCCAGGGGCCGAGCTCTACTACGAGGTGCGGGGCCGCGGGCCGCTTCTCGTTCTGCTGCCGGGCGGGGCCGGTGACGCGGGCATGTACGCCGGGCTGCTTCCGCACCTGGCGGGCTCCTACCGGGTCCTCACGTTCGACCCCCGCGGCTTCACCCGCAGCCCGGTCCGCGATACGGACCGCGAGCCAGGCGGCGAGGAGCGGCCCGAGGTGTGGGCCGACGACATCCGGCTGCTGATCGAGAGGTTCTCCCCCGGTGAACCGGTCCGGGTGGTGGGGAACAGCTCCGGGGCGATCGTCGCCCTGCACCTGCTGGCCCGCCACCCGGGGCTGCTGCACAGGGTCGTCGCGCACGAGCCGCCTCTGCTCCGGGTCCTCCCCGATCCCGGCCCGCACCGGCGACTCTTCTCCGAGGTCCGGGACGTGTTCCGTGCCGAGGGGGCCGACGCGGCGATGGCCCGGTTCGCCGCCGGTCTCGGCGACACCTCCGCCGACGAGGAGCGGCCGGTGGACGAGCTGCCGCCGGAGATCCGGGAGATGGCCGCCCGGATGCGGAAGAACACCGGTGTCTTCCTCGGGCGGATGCTCGTCCCCTTCTCCTCTTCCCTGCCCGACCTGGACGCCCTGGCCGCGAACGCGGGCAGGCTGGTGCCGGCCGCCGGGCGGGACTCCCGGACCCAGGTGCCGCTGTACAGGCCCGCGCAGATCCTCGCCGACCGCCTCGGCTGCACCTTCGCCGAGTTCCCCGGAGGGCACCTCGGCGCCGTCGAGGCGCCCGGCGACTTCGCACGGCGGCTGCTCCCGCTACTCGCTTCTCCAAAGCGATGA
- a CDS encoding NAD(P)-binding domain-containing protein — protein sequence MEQIGIIGVGEIARAIVEGLSDGVAEPPRIHLSPRGAATAAEPARRYPNAQVRADNQDVADRSDVLILAVRPQDAAAALPGLRIGDGSVVVSAIAGIGIDELRGMPGTDAPLVRTIPMPAVRERRSVTVAHPSHPVVDALFDRLGGTLPVADEAAFSVFSTLTGTLSTHYRYLATLTDWASRQGVPAEEADRYVRGPSPGNRARRRARAGRRDPLPPAAAGDHETAGGSSERIRTTWFDAANAEALTRALDGFLARLRQVRQRRPPVLSGTGRG from the coding sequence GTGGAGCAGATCGGGATCATCGGCGTGGGCGAGATCGCCCGGGCCATCGTGGAGGGCCTGAGCGACGGCGTCGCGGAGCCGCCCCGGATCCACCTCTCGCCGCGGGGCGCCGCCACCGCCGCCGAGCCGGCCCGGCGGTATCCGAACGCGCAGGTGCGCGCCGACAACCAGGACGTGGCGGACCGCTCCGACGTGCTGATCCTCGCCGTCCGCCCGCAGGACGCCGCCGCGGCCCTCCCCGGCCTCCGGATCGGCGACGGCAGCGTCGTGGTCAGCGCCATCGCCGGCATCGGCATCGACGAGCTGCGCGGGATGCCCGGTACCGACGCCCCTCTGGTGCGCACCATCCCGATGCCCGCCGTGCGCGAGCGCCGCTCCGTCACCGTCGCCCACCCCTCCCACCCGGTGGTCGACGCGCTCTTCGACCGCCTCGGCGGAACGCTCCCGGTCGCCGACGAGGCGGCTTTCAGCGTCTTCTCCACCCTGACCGGCACGCTGAGCACCCACTACCGGTACCTGGCCACGCTCACCGACTGGGCCTCCCGGCAGGGCGTCCCCGCCGAGGAGGCGGACCGCTACGTCCGCGGCCCCTCCCCAGGAAACAGGGCGAGGCGTCGGGCGCGCGCCGGACGACGAGACCCGCTCCCTCCAGCGGCCGCGGGCGACCACGAGACGGCCGGCGGAAGCAGCGAGCGCATCCGCACCACGTGGTTCGACGCGGCCAACGCCGAGGCGCTGACCAGGGCGCTCGACGGGTTCCTCGCCCGCCTCCGCCAGGTGCGTCAGCGCAGGCCCCCTGTGCTCTCCGGAACCGGTCGCGGGTAA
- a CDS encoding ester cyclase, translated as MDEAAARELYRRWLPGMWEAPTEELDRIAREVFTDDVVGHWPGRDVHGPTAVADQIRTTHAMFTRIRTTVQVGPVIGADGLVAAHWLFTADYVDGVPGATASPGTGVRYPGADFFRVRDGRFAEYWVVGDTMTLMAQLGALGPEAG; from the coding sequence ATGGACGAGGCAGCAGCACGCGAACTGTACCGGCGCTGGCTCCCCGGAATGTGGGAGGCGCCGACGGAGGAACTCGACCGGATCGCCCGCGAAGTGTTCACCGACGACGTGGTGGGCCACTGGCCCGGCCGCGACGTGCACGGCCCGACCGCCGTCGCCGACCAGATCCGCACCACGCACGCCATGTTCACCCGGATCCGCACCACCGTGCAGGTCGGGCCGGTGATCGGCGCCGACGGCCTGGTCGCCGCGCACTGGCTGTTCACCGCCGACTACGTCGACGGGGTGCCCGGGGCGACCGCCTCCCCCGGCACCGGGGTCCGCTACCCGGGCGCCGACTTCTTCCGGGTCCGCGACGGCCGGTTCGCCGAGTACTGGGTGGTCGGCGACACCATGACCCTGATGGCCCAGCTCGGCGCGCTGGGGCCCGAGGCGGGCTGA
- a CDS encoding VOC family protein translates to MPDLFGIDHPTLSTPHLDRLVAYCTDLLGAGLAFERAATPTAPRIAVIDVGGNGPLMIVETATAPSTDPDPLGRAGRGLRAGTYAQPCALRERLLNAGRPVGRIETPPTQ, encoded by the coding sequence ATGCCCGATCTCTTCGGAATCGACCATCCGACCCTGTCCACGCCCCATCTCGACCGGCTCGTGGCCTACTGCACGGACCTGCTCGGGGCGGGGCTCGCGTTCGAGCGCGCCGCGACCCCGACCGCTCCCCGGATCGCGGTCATCGATGTCGGCGGGAACGGCCCTCTGATGATCGTGGAGACCGCCACCGCCCCCAGCACCGATCCCGACCCCCTCGGCCGGGCGGGACGGGGGCTGCGGGCAGGGACGTACGCGCAGCCCTGCGCACTTCGCGAACGACTCCTGAACGCCGGACGGCCGGTCGGGCGGATCGAGACGCCGCCCACGCAATGA
- a CDS encoding SWIM zinc finger family protein, producing MTGGAQAPGRAGRDRWWSRRFFEALEAGADAGRLERGRGYAAGGAVRDLKVSAGEVLARVQGSRARPYRVSLIRPRLEEDDWERLSAALAGQPLFRARLLAGELPPEVERVFELLGADLFPRGLDDLVATCSCPDWGHPCKHVAAALYVLAADLDDDPFLLLAWLGRERGEFLSGLRRHARPGGPDGAGEQAGAPFADTPHPAAPAPPALPEDPEAFWSAPDPPRLPEEPLRPEPALFTADPPEGAEALLDALEPLYTRLTGTEPPAGPSR from the coding sequence TTGACCGGCGGCGCGCAGGCGCCCGGCCGCGCCGGCCGGGACCGGTGGTGGTCGCGGCGGTTCTTCGAGGCGCTGGAGGCCGGCGCCGACGCCGGCCGGCTGGAGCGGGGCCGGGGCTACGCGGCCGGCGGGGCCGTGCGCGACCTGAAGGTCTCCGCCGGCGAGGTGCTGGCGCGGGTGCAGGGCTCCCGGGCCCGCCCCTACCGGGTCAGCCTGATCCGGCCGCGGCTGGAGGAGGACGACTGGGAGCGGCTGTCGGCGGCGCTGGCCGGGCAGCCGCTGTTCCGCGCCCGGCTGCTCGCCGGCGAGCTGCCGCCGGAGGTGGAGCGGGTCTTCGAACTGCTCGGCGCGGACCTGTTCCCGCGCGGCCTGGACGACCTGGTGGCGACCTGCTCCTGCCCGGACTGGGGCCACCCGTGCAAGCACGTCGCCGCCGCGCTGTACGTGCTCGCCGCCGACCTGGACGACGACCCGTTCCTGCTGCTGGCCTGGCTGGGCCGGGAGCGCGGCGAATTCCTGTCCGGGCTGCGCCGGCACGCCCGCCCCGGCGGCCCGGACGGCGCCGGCGAGCAGGCCGGCGCCCCGTTCGCCGACACCCCGCACCCCGCCGCGCCCGCACCGCCCGCCCTCCCGGAGGACCCGGAGGCGTTCTGGTCCGCCCCCGACCCGCCCCGCCTCCCCGAGGAGCCGCTCCGCCCCGAACCGGCCCTGTTCACCGCCGACCCCCCGGAGGGCGCCGAGGCCCTGCTGGACGCGCTGGAACCGCTGTACACCCGGCTGACCGGCACCGAGCCGCCGGCGGGCCCCTCCCGCTAG